TTCTGCAGCCGGGAAGTTGTCTTCAGAGTTCAGTTCCGTACGCGACCGAGACTTGAGAGTATCGCCGTAGTACTTTTGCGTTAGCTGCTGACGCCGCTCCTCCTTGATTTTGTCGATGCGCTCACGATCCAAGACCACGCCTGTTAATACGTTCTTTCGACCCGCCGGGGGCAGGAACTGATTAGCCGACGATTGCTGCTCTTTGGGCATATTATTCTGCTGGATGAGTGAGATGCGGTTCTCGGTGGTGGGGGTAATTGCCTCCATTTCGCCAACACGCTTCTGGCATATCTCCTCGGTAATGCTCATACCAGGCAACCGCTTTGGTGGATTCAAGGTTTTAGGTCGCGTGAAGTCAAAGCTCTTGCGCCGGCTGTTGACCTCTGACATTACTTCGGGCAGTTTGTTAGAGAGAGACAGATCTTGTAGTTGCTTGCCCCCAAACTCTCTGACGAAGGCGTTCTCATCCAACGAGCGGGTTATTTTTTGGGCACTGCTGTTCAGTTTCTTGAGTGGCACGGGTGCGGGCATCGTCTTGGGTACGCTCAGTTCGTTAGGTTTCTTCATCGAGCCGCCACGCACCGAAAAATCAAAGTTGGGCAGCTGCTCCACAGGCGAGCTCTCGAATTTGTTGGCCAACTCCTTGACACTGAAAGTGGGCGATTTGCTGGGCGACGACTGTTCGTGTTCCATGTTGTCTGGCAAGCTGTCTAAACTATCAAGCTCAATTCTATCAACGTTGGGTTTCTGTTCTTCTGTAATGAATTTCATCTCCTCGCCACGTAGATTTTCGTAAACTGTTTTCGGTTTGCGTAGCTCAATGTTTTCGTAAAGTAGCTGGGATTGCTCCTCATCCTCAGGCTCTTTCTCCTGCTGCTCTTCGTGGTCGTGGTGCTCCTGTTCAAGCTGCAGCAGTTGCTGCGTCATCTCTGCTGCCTTGTAAGCACCTCCATcgtgctgctcctcctcggcAATCTGTTTCAGGCTTGAACGCTCATGTAACATTTGATTAACCTCGGTTACCGAGTTCCGGAACAGCTTCACCTGCTCATATACAGTGTTTTCATCGAAGTTGGTCTCTAAGATGGCCGAaggtttcttttccttctcGGGCGACTTGTATGTGATGCTAATGGTGGATTTTATGGGGCTGGGCACCATCTTGACGGGGGTCTGTTCGAAGTCCTCGTACACGGGCGAACTCTCATCAGTCGCCAGCAGAGAGTGCATGCTTAGCTGTCGCTGCAAGTGCTGATAACCATACTCGCTCGGTGTCACTGACTGACTAGTATTGTCCGTAAAATTGGAATTGTTGGGCGATGAGCACATGGCCGCTGCAGCAGCCTGCAGCTGATCTTTAACCGGTAAAGTGGCAGCTCGATTTGCGGGCTGTGGTAAGCGCGGCTGCAGTGGGTTAAGGTCCAAGGATAGCTCCCTTTTTAGGGCATTCATATCACGCTGCTCAGCATCAtggtggttgttgatctgcaaCGAGTTAAATGTCAGTTTAGGATTCTGGAGATCCACTATGgggaaaaatcaattttaattcttacGTTCTGTCCCAAGCTCTCGTGCGAGCTGCCTAGGTAACTGCTGGACGCATCCACACCTaaaagcagctgctgctgctgtacaTTGGATGAAACACCGGATACGCCAGACATGGCCGATGTCAGCATAAGGGGCTCCATGTCATATTGCGGTGTATTTACCGCCGAACTGTTATCGGAGCTTTCGGTGTCGCACAACAACAAGGAGTACCGGGGACTGCGGGCAGGTGTTGTAGGCGTAGGCACATGCAGCTTGATCTGACCATCTTCGACGGGTTCCACTCGAGGTTTTCGTAGAGTAGCACCGTTGTTGGTACTGCTAATAGAAAAACAGTGTATCGTTTTTGAAATGAACAACCGTgagatgtaatatatgtatactcacTGCACAGGTCTTGGAGCTGAAGATTCCTGTTTCTGTCCTGGCTGCGTAAAGGTTCCCTGGTAGCTGAAACGCTCCTTAGCATCCTGCTGTTCTTTCCGTTTGGCCCCCAGCTGCACAGACGGATAGCTGTAGCGGgtcgacgaggaggaggagcctACAGATGCACCATTCGACGACGATATGGGAGATTGGTTTGCCCTAGCTGGCTTTGGTGGCGGGTGCACTTCAACACTGGCGAACTGCTGTTGAGTGGTGGGCACATTTTCGGGAGTTCCACAGTCAATGAACTGAATGTCACACAACTGATCTTCCAGCTTGTATCGCTTACAGCAGTTTTCAGCTCCACCGGATTCATGTCCACAGGAGGAAGATGCAGTTCCAGGCGCTGAAAGAGGCGGTGGGGGCATCGTCCTGGCCGAGCTGGGCGATAGGAGATTGAGGCGTGGCTGCTTTTTAGGACTGGGATTAACGCTATTTGTCTGGCTGGAGAAATCCTCAGGACGAGCGCGCATTATGCGACGAGTGGCGGAGCCAGAGGCAGGTGGAACATTCTCCTTGCCCACGCGCGGTGAGCTAACCAGAGATTCGCTCTCTGAGAAGATGCGCATTTCCGGCTCTTCGCGGTCGAAATTGAGACCTAGCTCGGAAAGCTCCCGCGACGGACATGTCGTCATGTGACCCCTTTGCGGTGACTGCAGTAAATCGAAGTACGAGTCATGCGAGACGCTCCTCGAATGACCAACAGTGCGCAGGCTATCAATTGAATTGGAGCGTATGCACAGGTCCATTGGTTTCGGATCACGTTCATTGCTCGTTGTCTCCAGGAGTTCAATAGATTTAGGCTTGTCATGCTTGGTCAGTTCCTTGCTAGCATGAGCATGTGATGCCTGCACAAAGCTCACGCGGGAAGCAACGGAATCCTTGACATCTGTGGTTATTTTCTGGCCAGGATCGGGATTACCCTGTCGCTGACTGCGGGAGAAAATCGACTTCCAAGACGGCGTCTTGTCCGGCTTACGTTTCTGCCAGCTGCGCGGGGCCGACAGCACCGTGTGGTATTTATCCGGCAAGCTGGATGGACCACCGCCCACTTCGATGTAGGAGCCAATGTTGGAGGCAGCGTTGCTACTAGCGCTGGTCAACATGCTAATGGGCAGCGACTGCTTGAGGTCAGCCCCCTCCACTCGCGAATGCCTTTCCTGGGCCTCCTCCAGGCTTATCAGTTTGGCTCCACCGGTGCTCAGACTCTTTGGCCGTTCCACCACGCCCAAAGATTGATCTTGCTCCCGCTGCTCCACTAGCAGACTTTCGCAGTCGGTAAGTGACTCCAGGCGTAGCTCACCACCAGCCGCattcgcagcagcagccgtaGCACTCGCCACCATGCTGTGTCGCGCCGGATGATCGTCCAGAGCGTCGAAGATGTTATGGCAATTCCGTATCAGGTACTCGGTGACCACCGCCTGCACGCCAACGCCACGCAGagcagccacgccccccgaTTCCAGGGCAGGTGAGCGCAGTAAATTTGGCGCCCAAACAATGGCCAGATTCTTGTCCGTCATTCCGGTGCGACCGTGGTGTTGTGACACCTTGTACAAGTGCTCGGCCAGATATTTTAGGGTCCTGCACGGAATATAAGACcatgttaatataaattttgCCGATTTATCCGAGATTTTAATTACTCACCGATAGTGTGGCGGAGGCAGCTTGAGCACCGTCTCCTTCATAAGTCGCAGCCGCTCGTCCGCCTCGTCGGCCTTCACTTGGATGGCCTCTACAAAGTTGTCGTACAGTTGGTAGGTGCACAGGGGATTTGGAAGCTCGCGGAAGTACATCTTGAGCAGCGAACTTACTGCATGGATATCCTGCTTCATTTCAGGGTTACCCAAATCCGGTACACGCTCCTCATCGAAGGCGCGCCTTAGCCGCTGGATGTTGGAGGTGATGCCGGAAAGACGGTAAATTCCATCTATAACGCCATAGTTTTCGATGAACTCCGCACAGGATCGGAGAACCATGGGTATGTCCTGACCGCTGTTCAGCAGATGCTCGGACAGGTCACAGTTAAAGACGCGTTCGCGGTAAATTCCACTTTGTTTTAGGCGCCGACGTGATGGTCGCGACAGGATAAAGGAACGGAAGAAGGCGATCAGTTTGCCGTGCTTACGCAGCACCGGCTTAGTGGGTGAAGCATCCAAGTGACCAACTAGCGGTGCTGGCATTGGAAAATTCCTGGGCACCTTATCGCCGATAGTGGCCACACAGGATTGAGGGAAAAAACCCACTTCGTAGAGGGACTTCTGCAGATGCGACTTCTTGCCGCGCCACCAAATCGACTCCGCCGGACTGGGCATGTCGATCACGGAAATCATGTCGCCCACCTCAATGTTGATCTCGTCCGGAGCTTGGGCCTGATAACGCCTCACTCCGTAGGCGGCACCCACCGCAGGTGTGTTGATAGTCCTCTGTGTCTCACCATCCGCCAGCGGTAGTCGCCTGCCCTTATTGTCCAGCTGTAGCCAGGTCAGAATTGTGCCGCAGGTCAGTGAATCGGAGGCGATCTTCGAGAAACGCTCCAGGTACTTGGCCACCGCATATTCCACATCCGATTCGCTGGGCAGCTCGGCCGCCAGTTCCTCCATGTTGCGCAGTCCACTAATTTTCCGGTCGTATACGCACCGGTGGAGCATCTCGTCCAGCAGTTGCATGTTCTCGAAGCTCCGCTTGATCAGGAACGGTTCGCAGCGCTGTGGGCACACGCGGATGATAAACCAACAGCTCTCCGGAGAAAAGCTGCGCAGCGAACTGTGTGGTAAATCACCGCCAAGAGATTGGGAAGCAATACTGCTGCCCATGTGCTCCGACTTGTCATCTAACAGCTGCACGGATAACGGACCCAGCTGGACCCTTTCGTAGTGGAAGTGGGCGCACTCCTCTAGCTTGGGAAATCGGCACGATTTCTATGGACGAAAAGTAAGATAAGACTTTGGTGAATTGAATCGGCTCACTACTTACGCTATTCAGCGGCTGTACGGCCATGTGACGACTGGGCTTTGGAGGCGGTACAGCGCCCTGGATGGGCGGACTGCAGCTGGACTCCGTGGAGGCATTGGAGATTTGTGATGTATTCATGGAGGCGAACATGTCCTGATAACTCAGGCCTGGCAAACTGTCAGCGGGCACGATTTTGAAGTTTAGCTGGGCACTGATGGCGGCCGCCGGAGCATCCATTTCAAACTGGAGCGGTGGAGCCTGGGCATCCTTATCCGTGCTGGCATGGCAGGCAATTGGGCCACCGTTCACTCCACCAATACCACCTGCTTCCGCCGACGCCAGGGCATGGGAATGCAGCTGGGCTGCCAAGGATGTGCTCACCTTGTCCGACATGATGGATCGATCACTCTACGCCAGTTGCGACATCTGAAAGAAGCGGGGAATTTAGATTCAGATTTAGTGAATGCATTCTCAGTGCTTAACTCTTTAGGCCTTCAGTGGCCGAGAACCCACGCGATAAATAACAATGCGAAGGCTGCAATTCTTCCCACAAGTCTACAAGTCTACAATTTACCATGCCCATCATTACTATTCCGTTTCCAGGCCTTTCAAATCCATTTGCATAAACAATTTGCAGACTTTATATAGTCACGTTAAAGTTGGTAAATGGTAGACTCAAGTCTTAGGAATATCTTACGTACATGCATCAAATGGTATATATTATGATACCcaattttaaacaaatgttCTCTTTCTTTTCTAACTAGCTATTTGGGACATGACTACCTGTTTTTAGAATCTTGGCGATCTCATTCCGAAATCTAAAGCTTGAATCCGGATCCCATGCCGTCCCCAATGTTTCACTTTCGTATGATCCACTTCCAGCCTAGAATTTCCCACCCCAAATGGAGTCTCATTTGGCTGAAAGTGCCCAAAAGCTAAATTAAACATTCCGGCCTCGTTTATCGGCGTTTACTTTCTAATGGCACGCGCGATCTTTTCATCAGCCAAGCGAGCGACCTGGAGTCTCGCCAGGCCAAATGTTCTACTTTCGGGGCTAAAAAGCTGTACTCTCTCTGTCGCCGATGTGGATTTTTCCCGACTTGGCGGTGGAATAAATAAGGTCACTGGCTCAGACAACCGGCAGGATGTGGCACACGTAGGGGTATGGTTCGactcaataaatatatacaataaatatttataaagttcaAACCAGTTGGGGACCGAATGGTCGGTCGGTCGAATGGGATTCGGATTCGAATTGCGATTCGAAGTGGAGgagatgtggatgtggatgaggatgCGATGAAATGGGTTGGGATGGGATGCCTAGCGGTGGTTCTGATTTACAGGCGACACAAATGCAATGCAATCGCCGCCAGGCTGCAGCATTTAAACTTT
The sequence above is a segment of the Drosophila melanogaster chromosome 2L genome. Coding sequences within it:
- the CdGAPr gene encoding Cd GTPase activating protein-related, isoform C; this translates as MSDKVSTSLAAQLHSHALASAEAGGIGGVNGGPIACHASTDKDAQAPPLQFEMDAPAAAISAQLNFKIVPADSLPGLSYQDMFASMNTSQISNASTESSCSPPIQGAVPPPKPSRHMAVQPLNSKSCRFPKLEECAHFHYERVQLGPLSVQLLDDKSEHMGSSIASQSLGGDLPHSSLRSFSPESCWFIIRVCPQRCEPFLIKRSFENMQLLDEMLHRCVYDRKISGLRNMEELAAELPSESDVEYAVAKYLERFSKIASDSLTCGTILTWLQLDNKGRRLPLADGETQRTINTPAVGAAYGVRRYQAQAPDEINIEVGDMISVIDMPSPAESIWWRGKKSHLQKSLYEVGFFPQSCVATIGDKVPRNFPMPAPLVGHLDASPTKPVLRKHGKLIAFFRSFILSRPSRRRLKQSGIYRERVFNCDLSEHLLNSGQDIPMVLRSCAEFIENYGVIDGIYRLSGITSNIQRLRRAFDEERVPDLGNPEMKQDIHAVSSLLKMYFRELPNPLCTYQLYDNFVEAIQVKADEADERLRLMKETVLKLPPPHYRTLKYLAEHLYKVSQHHGRTGMTDKNLAIVWAPNLLRSPALESGGVAALRGVGVQAVVTEYLIRNCHNIFDALDDHPARHSMVASATAAAANAAGGELRLESLTDCESLLVEQREQDQSLGVVERPKSLSTGGAKLISLEEAQERHSRVEGADLKQSLPISMLTSASSNAASNIGSYIEVGGGPSSLPDKYHTVLSAPRSWQKRKPDKTPSWKSIFSRSQRQGNPDPGQKITTDVKDSVASRVSFVQASHAHASKELTKHDKPKSIELLETTSNERDPKPMDLCIRSNSIDSLRTVGHSRSVSHDSYFDLLQSPQRGHMTTCPSRELSELGLNFDREEPEMRIFSESESLVSSPRVGKENVPPASGSATRRIMRARPEDFSSQTNSVNPSPKKQPRLNLLSPSSARTMPPPPLSAPGTASSSCGHESGGAENCCKRYKLEDQLCDIQFIDCGTPENVPTTQQQFASVEVHPPPKPARANQSPISSSNGASVGSSSSSTRYSYPSVQLGAKRKEQQDAKERFSYQGTFTQPGQKQESSAPRPVHTNNGATLRKPRVEPVEDGQIKLHVPTPTTPARSPRYSLLLCDTESSDNSSAVNTPQYDMEPLMLTSAMSGVSGVSSNVQQQQLLLGVDASSSYLGSSHESLGQNINNHHDAEQRDMNALKRELSLDLNPLQPRLPQPANRAATLPVKDQLQAAAAAMCSSPNNSNFTDNTSQSVTPSEYGYQHLQRQLSMHSLLATDESSPVYEDFEQTPVKMVPSPIKSTISITYKSPEKEKKPSAILETNFDENTVYEQVKLFRNSVTEVNQMLHERSSLKQIAEEEQHDGGAYKAAEMTQQLLQLEQEHHDHEEQQEKEPEDEEQSQLLYENIELRKPKTVYENLRGEEMKFITEEQKPNVDRIELDSLDSLPDNMEHEQSSPSKSPTFSVKELANKFESSPVEQLPNFDFSVRGGSMKKPNELSVPKTMPAPVPLKKLNSSAQKITRSLDENAFVREFGGKQLQDLSLSNKLPEVMSEVNSRRKSFDFTRPKTLNPPKRLPGMSITEEICQKRVGEMEAITPTTENRISLIQQNNMPKEQQSSANQFLPPAGRKNVLTGVVLDRERIDKIKEERRQQLTQKYYGDTLKSRSRTELNSEDNFPAAESLRIKSKSRGDMHALQKDIDMNLKQLSRVTGGGSECTLHTGLSQGNGQEHLGQQRVRRISDEKNQNCDTSNGGVSGITSTSLLSVKTTAQKYGSTSKTPANKFERSQPMPRDRLQRNSLAESNAGTKEKISPQFSIRDVTAMFESRSQNQ
- the CdGAPr gene encoding Cd GTPase activating protein-related, isoform D; protein product: MSDKVSTSLAAQLHSHALASAEAGGIGGVNGGPIACHASTDKDAQAPPLQFEMDAPAAAISAQLNFKIVPADSLPGLSYQDMFASMNTSQISNASTESSCSPPIQGAVPPPKPSRHMAVQPLNSKSCRFPKLEECAHFHYERVQLGPLSVQLLDDKSEHMGSSIASQSLGGDLPHSSLRSFSPESCWFIIRVCPQRCEPFLIKRSFENMQLLDEMLHRCVYDRKISGLRNMEELAAELPSESDVEYAVAKYLERFSKIASDSLTCGTILTWLQLDNKGRRLPLADGETQRTINTPAVGAAYGVRRYQAQAPDEINIEVGDMISVIDMPSPAESIWWRGKKSHLQKSLYEVGFFPQSCVATIGDKVPRNFPMPAPLVGHLDASPTKPVLRKHGKLIAFFRSFILSRPSRRRLKQSGIYRERVFNCDLSEHLLNSGQDIPMVLRSCAEFIENYGVIDGIYRLSGITSNIQRLRRAFDEERVPDLGNPEMKQDIHAVSSLLKMYFRELPNPLCTYQLYDNFVEAIQVKADEADERLRLMKETVLKLPPPHYRTLKYLAEHLYKVSQHHGRTGMTDKNLAIVWAPNLLRSPALESGGVAALRGVGVQAVVTEYLIRNCHNIFDALDDHPARHSMVASATAAAANAAGGELRLESLTDCESLLVEQREQDQSLGVVERPKSLSTGGAKLISLEEAQERHSRVEGADLKQSLPISMLTSASSNAASNIGSYIEVGGGPSSLPDKYHTVLSAPRSWQKRKPDKTPSWKSIFSRSQRQGNPDPGQKITTDVKDSVASRVSFVQASHAHASKELTKHDKPKSIELLETTSNERDPKPMDLCIRSNSIDSLRTVGHSRSVSHDSYFDLLQSPQRGHMTTCPSRELSELGLNFDREEPEMRIFSESESLVSSPRVGKENVPPASGSATRRIMRARPEDFSSQTNSVNPSPKKQPRLNLLSPSSARTMPPPPLSAPGTASSSCGHESGGAENCCKRYKLEDQLCDIQFIDCGTPENVPTTQQQFASVEVHPPPKPARANQSPISSSNGASVGSSSSSTRYSYPSVQLGAKRKEQQDAKERFSYQGTFTQPGQKQESSAPRPVHSTNNGATLRKPRVEPVEDGQIKLHVPTPTTPARSPRYSLLLCDTESSDNSSAVNTPQYDMEPLMLTSAMSGVSGVSSNVQQQQLLLGVDASSSYLGSSHESLGQNINNHHDAEQRDMNALKRELSLDLNPLQPRLPQPANRAATLPVKDQLQAAAAAMCSSPNNSNFTDNTSQSVTPSEYGYQHLQRQLSMHSLLATDESSPVYEDFEQTPVKMVPSPIKSTISITYKSPEKEKKPSAILETNFDENTVYEQVKLFRNSVTEVNQMLHERSSLKQIAEEEQHDGGAYKAAEMTQQLLQLEQEHHDHEEQQEKEPEDEEQSQLLYENIELRKPKTVYENLRGEEMKFITEEQKPNVDRIELDSLDSLPDNMEHEQSSPSKSPTFSVKELANKFESSPVEQLPNFDFSVRGGSMKKPNELSVPKTMPAPVPLKKLNSSAQKITRSLDENAFVREFGGKQLQDLSLSNKLPEVMSEVNSRRKSFDFTRPKTLNPPKRLPGMSITEEICQKRVGEMEAITPTTENRISLIQQNNMPKEQQSSANQFLPPAGRKNVLTGVVLDRERIDKIKEERRQQLTQKYYGDTLKSRSRTELNSEDNFPAAESLRIKSKSRGDMHALQKDIDMNLKQLSRVTGGGSECTLHTGLSQGNGQEHLGQQRVRRISDEKNQNCDTSNGGVSGITSTSLLSVKTTAQKYGSTSKTPANKFERSQPMPRDRLQRNSLAESNAGTNNREKISPQFSIRDVTAMFESRSQNQ
- the CdGAPr gene encoding Cd GTPase activating protein-related, isoform B — encoded protein: MSDKVSTSLAAQLHSHALASAEAGGIGGVNGGPIACHASTDKDAQAPPLQFEMDAPAAAISAQLNFKIVPADSLPGLSYQDMFASMNTSQISNASTESSCSPPIQGAVPPPKPSRHMAVQPLNSKSCRFPKLEECAHFHYERVQLGPLSVQLLDDKSEHMGSSIASQSLGGDLPHSSLRSFSPESCWFIIRVCPQRCEPFLIKRSFENMQLLDEMLHRCVYDRKISGLRNMEELAAELPSESDVEYAVAKYLERFSKIASDSLTCGTILTWLQLDNKGRRLPLADGETQRTINTPAVGAAYGVRRYQAQAPDEINIEVGDMISVIDMPSPAESIWWRGKKSHLQKSLYEVGFFPQSCVATIGDKVPRNFPMPAPLVGHLDASPTKPVLRKHGKLIAFFRSFILSRPSRRRLKQSGIYRERVFNCDLSEHLLNSGQDIPMVLRSCAEFIENYGVIDGIYRLSGITSNIQRLRRAFDEERVPDLGNPEMKQDIHAVSSLLKMYFRELPNPLCTYQLYDNFVEAIQVKADEADERLRLMKETVLKLPPPHYRTLKYLAEHLYKVSQHHGRTGMTDKNLAIVWAPNLLRSPALESGGVAALRGVGVQAVVTEYLIRNCHNIFDALDDHPARHSMVASATAAAANAAGGELRLESLTDCESLLVEQREQDQSLGVVERPKSLSTGGAKLISLEEAQERHSRVEGADLKQSLPISMLTSASSNAASNIGSYIEVGGGPSSLPDKYHTVLSAPRSWQKRKPDKTPSWKSIFSRSQRQGNPDPGQKITTDVKDSVASRVSFVQASHAHASKELTKHDKPKSIELLETTSNERDPKPMDLCIRSNSIDSLRTVGHSRSVSHDSYFDLLQSPQRGHMTTCPSRELSELGLNFDREEPEMRIFSESESLVSSPRVGKENVPPASGSATRRIMRARPEDFSSQTNSVNPSPKKQPRLNLLSPSSARTMPPPPLSAPGTASSSCGHESGGAENCCKRYKLEDQLCDIQFIDCGTPENVPTTQQQFASVEVHPPPKPARANQSPISSSNGASVGSSSSSTRYSYPSVQLGAKRKEQQDAKERFSYQGTFTQPGQKQESSAPRPVHTNNGATLRKPRVEPVEDGQIKLHVPTPTTPARSPRYSLLLCDTESSDNSSAVNTPQYDMEPLMLTSAMSGVSGVSSNVQQQQLLLGVDASSSYLGSSHESLGQNINNHHDAEQRDMNALKRELSLDLNPLQPRLPQPANRAATLPVKDQLQAAAAAMCSSPNNSNFTDNTSQSVTPSEYGYQHLQRQLSMHSLLATDESSPVYEDFEQTPVKMVPSPIKSTISITYKSPEKEKKPSAILETNFDENTVYEQVKLFRNSVTEVNQMLHERSSLKQIAEEEQHDGGAYKAAEMTQQLLQLEQEHHDHEEQQEKEPEDEEQSQLLYENIELRKPKTVYENLRGEEMKFITEEQKPNVDRIELDSLDSLPDNMEHEQSSPSKSPTFSVKELANKFESSPVEQLPNFDFSVRGGSMKKPNELSVPKTMPAPVPLKKLNSSAQKITRSLDENAFVREFGGKQLQDLSLSNKLPEVMSEVNSRRKSFDFTRPKTLNPPKRLPGMSITEEICQKRVGEMEAITPTTENRISLIQQNNMPKEQQSSANQFLPPAGRKNVLTGVVLDRERIDKIKEERRQQLTQKYYGDTLKSRSRTELNSEDNFPAAESLRIKSKSRGDMHALQKDIDMNLKQLSRVTGGGSECTLHTGLSQGNGQEHLGQQRVRRISDEKNQNCDTSNGGVSGITSTSLLSVKTTAQKYGSTSKTPANKFERSQPMPRDRLQRNSLAESNAGTNNREKISPQFSIRDVTAMFESRSQNQ